In the genome of Leptotrichia sp. HSP-536, the window TTCCACATTTACTGCAAGTTTTCGACGACGGAAACCACTTATCTATTTTTAAAAATTGCTTTCCTAAAAACATCAACTTATACTCAAGCATCCTCAAAAACATTCCCTATCCATTATCTCCTACACTTTTCCCAAAATTTAATGCCTGGCTCATCCCTTTCATATTCAGATTCTCAACAATCACAGCATTATGTTCTTTGGACAATTTTTTCGATAATTTATGCAAAAAATCTCTTCGACAATTCTTGATATGCTCATGTAATTTTGATATTTTCGCTTTTTGCTTATACCAATTTTTAGAAAATTTTACTTTCCTTGACAATGATTTCTGTAATTTCTTTAATTTTTCTTCTAACATCCTAAAATATTTTGGATAATCAGCCCTTTGGTTTTCAGAACTGACAAATAATTCAGACATTGAAAAATCAAAGCCAATTACCTTATCATTACTTGGCATTTTTTGAATTTCTTTTTCAAATTCCGTCAAGACAGAAACATAGTAATTTCCATTACTGTTTGTCAATGTTACCGACTTTATCCTGTAATCCTTCGGTATTTCTCTATGATATTTTAATTTAATTTTTTTCAATTTTGGCAAAACCAAATATTTGTTTTCCTCAATTCGTATTGAATTGTTCACACAATTTGTCGTATAACTTTTAACACTAGTCTTTTTAGATTTGAACTTTGGAAACTTCGCTCTCTTCTGAAAAAAATTCGTAAACGATCGTTTTACATTTAGCTGAGTATTTGAAAGTGCCGGACTGTCCACTTCTTTCAAAAATTGGTTTTCACTCTTCAAACTGGCAGGTGTAATTATTTTATTTTTTCCAGTTTCTTCATAAATTTTATTCGCAGTGTACAAAATTGTATTGTAGACAAAACGAACACATCCGAAAGTCTTGTTTATCAATAATTCTTGCTCCTTATTTGGATAAATTCTGTATTTGAATGCTAAATTATATTTCATAAAATTACACCTCCTTTTGATTTTGAATATATTTTTTAATTATCTCTGACGGCGCACTCCAACACTTACAACTAAGTAACTTCTACTCCAA includes:
- a CDS encoding RNA-guided endonuclease TnpB family protein, with the protein product MKYNLAFKYRIYPNKEQELLINKTFGCVRFVYNTILYTANKIYEETGKNKIITPASLKSENQFLKEVDSPALSNTQLNVKRSFTNFFQKRAKFPKFKSKKTSVKSYTTNCVNNSIRIEENKYLVLPKLKKIKLKYHREIPKDYRIKSVTLTNSNGNYYVSVLTEFEKEIQKMPSNDKVIGFDFSMSELFVSSENQRADYPKYFRMLEEKLKKLQKSLSRKVKFSKNWYKQKAKISKLHEHIKNCRRDFLHKLSKKLSKEHNAVIVENLNMKGMSQALNFGKSVGDNG